The DNA segment GGCCGGCGGCACGGACGCGAGCGTGGCGGCCAGGAAGGCGAGGGCCAGAAGCGGGCGGCGACTCATGGCGGAAATCCTTGTAGGTCGGGACCCGCTCAGGCTACCGCGAAGACGAACCCGACCGCCTCTCGTTTAATGAAATGCAAACAATTTCTTGATAGAGACGCAAGAAAGTTGCATGTCTGTTTTCAGCATATTAACAGCAGGCGGATCGGGGAATCTTACTTGGGGGGCGAAGGTAAAGCGGCTGCCACCGTCTCATGGAGCGGCAGGCGTGGCCTTCGAACGGTCGGCCGGGGCTTCTTAGCCCCGGTTCTTCCGTTTTTGTGGGCCAGGTCGTCGGCCGGTCGCAAAGGTTCAACAAGAAAGGGGAAATAGCGGCCTGTGACCCGAATTTTCTTTTATCTACCTGGGTAATTCTGCCCACCCACCAATTGTTGAATCGGCGATCAGCCGGCCGGCGATGCCCGAACAAACTGGAATTTAACGAGGTTTTATCGCCTCGAGCAGTTCGTCCGCCGGCGCGGCCGCCCGGGCCTGGCTCGTGGCCAGGAAGTAGCCGTAACCGAGCGCCAGCAAGGCCCCGAACAGCGCGAACACGTACGGATTGAGCCAGGCCATCGTGACCAGCGAGCCCAGGGCCAGCACGAGCGCGATCGCCGGGAACAACGGGTACACGGGCGCCCCGAACGGCCGCTCCAGGTGCGGTTCGGTCCTGCGCAGCCTGAACAGGCTGAGCATCGCCACCACGTACATCAGCAGGGCTCCGAGCACCGACATGGTGATGATGTTGGCCGTGAGCGTCTGGCCGCCGAAGACGATCCAGTTGTCGCTGTAGACCGCCAGGATGCCGACGACGCCTCCGGCCAGGACGGCGCGGTGCGGGGTCTGGAAGCGCCTGTGGACGGCACCCAGGAAGCGCGGCATGTAGCCGGCGCGCGCCAGGGCGAAGATCTGGCGCGAGTAGCCCAGGATGATGCCGTGGAAGCTGGCGATCAGGCCGAAGAGGCCGATCCACACCAGCATGTGGAGCCAGCCGCTGTTTTCGCCCACGACGCGCTTCATGGCCTGCGGGAGCGGGTCGTTGATCCCCGAGAGTTGCCGCCAGTCGCCCACGCCGCCCGCGAACACCATCACGCCCAGGGCGAGCACCAGGAGCGTGAGGATGCCGCCCACATAGGCCCGCGGGATGCTCCGGCGCGGATCCTTGACCTCCTCGGCCGCCATCGCGGCCCCCTCGATCGCGAGGAAGAACCAGATGGCGAACGGAATGGCCGTGAGGATGCCCGGGATGGCGGCGGCCGAGAACGTATCGGCGCCGGCCCAGCCGTGGGCCGCGAAGTGGGCCCAGGAGAAGCCGGGCGCCACGACCCCCATGAAGACCAGCAGTTCGGCGATGGCCAGGATCGTGACGAAGAGTTCGAAGGTGGCGGCGATCTGCACGCCCACGATGTTGAGGGTCATGAACAGCACGTACGCTCCCACCGCGGCGCTCTTGGCATCCAGCCCGGGAAACTGCACGTTGAGGTAGGCGCCGATGGCCAGGGCGATGGCCGGCGGGGCGAAGACGAACTCGATGAACGTGGCGAAACCCGCCAGATAGCCGCCCACCGGGCCGAAGGCGCGGACCGCGTAGGCGAAGGGCCCGCCCGCGTGCGGGATCGCGGTCGTGAGCTCGGTGTAGCTGAAGATGAACGTCAGGTACATGAGCGCGATCCCCAGGGCCGTGACCAGGAAGCCGAGCGTGCCGGCGCTGCCCCAGCCGTAGCTCCAGCCGAAGTACTCGCCCGAGATCACCAGGCCGACGGCGATGCCCCATAGCTGGAGCGCATTCAGGCTCGGCTTGAGTTCGCGGACGACGCGGGCCTTGGGTTCGGTGGTGGCGACCATCCGAACAATCTACCAGCTTACGATCAGAAGTAACCGCGGAACTTGAAAATGGCCAGGCTGGTGGTGCCCAGGGCCGCCATGAGGCCGAGGGCGAAATAGTAGCCGTGGGGCCAGCTCAATTCGGGAATGCGATGGAAGTTCATGCCGTACACGCTGGAAACCAGGGTCACGAGCATCAGCGTGATGGTGAAAGCGGTGAGGCGCTTCATGCTCACGTTCATGCGGTTGGCCGCCATCGTCAGGTACGTCTCCTGCACGCCGCCGGCCAGGTCGCGGTACAGATCCAGCGCGTCGGACACCCGGATGAGGTGGTCGTAGACGTCCTGGAAGTGCAACACCGTCGCCCGCGAGATCAGCGGCGCTTCGTGGCGCAGGAGCCAGACGAACACGTCGCGGGTCGGCCCGACGATGCGCCGCAGGTGCAGGAGTTGCTTCTTGAGCCGGAATGCTTCCTCCAGCAGGTGGTGGTCGTGCTCCCGGAAGACCCGCTCGTCGAGAACCGCCAGGCGATCCTCCAGCTTGTCGAGGACCGGGAAGTAATCGTCGACCGCGGTGTCGCAGATCAGGTAGGCCAGGA comes from the Candidatus Tanganyikabacteria bacterium genome and includes:
- the eat gene encoding ethanolamine permease, translated to MVATTEPKARVVRELKPSLNALQLWGIAVGLVISGEYFGWSYGWGSAGTLGFLVTALGIALMYLTFIFSYTELTTAIPHAGGPFAYAVRAFGPVGGYLAGFATFIEFVFAPPAIALAIGAYLNVQFPGLDAKSAAVGAYVLFMTLNIVGVQIAATFELFVTILAIAELLVFMGVVAPGFSWAHFAAHGWAGADTFSAAAIPGILTAIPFAIWFFLAIEGAAMAAEEVKDPRRSIPRAYVGGILTLLVLALGVMVFAGGVGDWRQLSGINDPLPQAMKRVVGENSGWLHMLVWIGLFGLIASFHGIILGYSRQIFALARAGYMPRFLGAVHRRFQTPHRAVLAGGVVGILAVYSDNWIVFGGQTLTANIITMSVLGALLMYVVAMLSLFRLRRTEPHLERPFGAPVYPLFPAIALVLALGSLVTMAWLNPYVFALFGALLALGYGYFLATSQARAAAPADELLEAIKPR
- the corA gene encoding magnesium/cobalt transporter CorA, whose product is MAWRVQILDPATHMLVPHQTERLPERPTGAGVVWIDLVEPTEPELKEIGRMYGLHHLALEDCLHDGQRPKLDAYENHVFMVLHHPRFEAKHHRMVLDELDMFLGPNFVITSHHRPLALLETVRERWAEAEEARTEGAPFLAYLICDTAVDDYFPVLDKLEDRLAVLDERVFREHDHHLLEEAFRLKKQLLHLRRIVGPTRDVFVWLLRHEAPLISRATVLHFQDVYDHLIRVSDALDLYRDLAGGVQETYLTMAANRMNVSMKRLTAFTITLMLVTLVSSVYGMNFHRIPELSWPHGYYFALGLMAALGTTSLAIFKFRGYF